The genomic segment ATGGTGCGGGCCGCCAGCACCAGGCCGACCGTGGCCAGAGCGCCGGCGACGACACCGGCGGCCAGCCACAGCAGGCCTGGCCTCTCCAGGGCGACCCGCCGGGCCAGCGGCCCACGGGCGCCCTCAGCCTCCACCCTCTCCCTCCACCGGGGACCGAACGCGCATGCCGCGACCGGCGGTCCGGGCCGGGTCGGCGACCACGTCGGAGAGCGCCAGCTCGGCCGCCCCGATCAGGAGGGCGTCGGCGCCGAGCCTGCTGCTGGCGATCCTGGCCACGCCACCGGGAGCGTCCATCGTCCGCGCCCGCACCCCCTCGGCGACCGCCGCCTCCAGGTAGGGGAACAGGGCGTGGTAGAAGCCTCCGAGCACCACCAGCTCGGGGTTGAGCACGTTGACCAGGTTGCCGATGCCGAGCCCCAGCCACCGCCCGATGTCGGCCAGGGCGGCGAGGGTGGGCCGGTGGCCGGCCCTGGCCCGGGTCAGCACCGTGCCGAGCACGCCGAGCCCGGCCACGGTCGCCGGGATTCCGGCCCGACGGGCCAGGGCCGCCTCCCCCGCCTCCGCCTCCCAGCAGCCGAGGGCACCGCAGCCGCAGCGCTGGCCGTTGGGGTTGATCAGGGTGTGCCCGGCCTCGCCGGCGTAGCCGGCCGAGCCCAGCATCGGCTTGCCGTCGTAGATGATGCCGACGCCGATCCCGGCCCCACCCGACACATAGATCAGGTGCCCGACGCCCACTCCGACGCCCCGGCGATGCTCGGCCAGGGCACCCAGGTCGGCCTCGTTGGCGACCAGGACGGGGGCGGCGAGCCCGAACTCGGTGGCGAGCATCGCCCCGAGGGGCACGTTGCGCCAGCCCAGGTTCGGGGCGACA from the Actinomycetota bacterium genome contains:
- a CDS encoding ROK family transcriptional regulator; translated protein: MTRTGASTRDTATRRGVAAEELRRHNLAAVLERLHLSGPQSRSELTARTGLNRSTVADLIGELTALGLAEEGPAPATSGPGRPSPLVRARPQGAAVLAVEVSVDSIAVATSGLGGVVYDQARVARPRRRFSPQETVRVVAKLAEPLLVSLPADHVLAGVGAGVAGVTRRSDGFLHVAPNLGWRNVPLGAMLATEFGLAAPVLVANEADLGALAEHRRGVGVGVGHLIYVSGGAGIGVGIIYDGKPMLGSAGYAGEAGHTLINPNGQRCGCGALGCWEAEAGEAALARRAGIPATVAGLGVLGTVLTRARAGHRPTLAALADIGRWLGLGIGNLVNVLNPELVVLGGFYHALFPYLEAAVAEGVRARTMDAPGGVARIASSRLGADALLIGAAELALSDVVADPARTAGRGMRVRSPVEGEGGG